A window of the Theileria parva strain Muguga chromosome 2, complete sequence, whole genome shotgun sequence genome harbors these coding sequences:
- the Mpc1 gene encoding Mitochondrial pyruvate carrier 1, giving the protein MKPKNYFLSSHFWGPVANWGFVIAGLTEVTKNPEFISPKMTGVLCIYSILFMRFSLVVKPRNLLLFSCHLCNSSVQGYNFFRYYSYQKRKKLESIAS; this is encoded by the coding sequence atgaaGCCTAAAAACTACTTCTTGTCTTCTCACTTTTGGGGCCCAGTTGCCAACTGGGGGTTTGTTATCGCCGGTTTAACTGAAGTGACAAAGAATCCCGAGTTTATTTCCCCTAAAATGACTGGAGTTTTATGCATATACAGTATTCTGTTCATGCGATTCTCACTGGTGGTGAAACCTCGAAACCTTCTACTCTTCAGCTGTCACTTGTGCAACTCCTCAGTCCAGGgctataattttttcaggTACTACTCATACCAAAAGAGAAAGAAATTGGAATCCATCGCATcttaa
- a CDS encoding putative integral membrane protein → MRLPLLFLLLLSARSISSKLANSKNVSLTTELLTHTGDNTNHKFNINRQHNCDSTDIHTNLNYSPSNRENLTNTPLNNDGSLTLINNDTQTTDDSGIDNDKPGNNERIQSIEGLGGKGDSQSLLKNGPYKKAYDEITRKAALMVCPFKPSPSMLRALKHSFRALRLSLVPSVMGKSDLCVLFMTTFFSTVIGGSVFYLAVSDDAFKKLRDKWAFQGEIGKGSVERYTKFGLILSGVDLLFRNLLLRGAFLSTLYKSNFLTNTNWMTNNLAKVDRGLMYKLLSGFSKGFTVTRLGVMTLLQYELMKSNWNTGSFMVDHETSKFLSKFVFSMFLFSLTEHLAYLFFYGNFSRFLDLQYLLEPLEYRETYRKLLVYNEHKDFYFSLPDWLKRLYNNNSRVLFNVYGLLKSLKWVLPYDVEWIFFCLYLSMALYANSAAGIYLSLFHYVFYGFEDSIIRLEKSFLEGGFKFVKLFE, encoded by the exons ATGCGGTTACCTTTGTTATTTCTTCTATTATTATCGGCAAGATCAATTTCATCTAAATTGGcaaattctaaaaatgtGTCACTCACCACG GAACTTTTAACACACACTGGTGATAATACCAAccataaatttaatataaacaGACAACACAACTGTGATTCCACTGATATACacacaaatttaaactattcaCCATCCAATCGTGAGAATCTTACTAACACTCCACTAAATAATGATGGGAGTCTTACcttaataaataatgacACACAAACCACTGATGATAGTGGCATAGATAATGATAAACCAGGAAATAATGAACGAATACAAAGCATTGAGGGCTTAGGAGGAAAGGGAGATTCACAGAGTTTATTGAAGAATGGTCCTTATAAGAAGGCTTATGATGAAATTACGCGTAAGGCCGCACTTATGGTATGCCCATTTAAGCCCTCACCTTCAATGTTAAGAGCACTAAAACACTCCTTCAGAGCATTAAGGTTATCTCTGGTTCCTTCAGTCATGGGTAAATCAGATCTCTGCGTATTGTTTATGACCACATTTTTTAGCACTGTAATTGGGGGTAGTGTTTTTTACCTTGCCGTATCAGATGATGCGTTTAAGAAACTAAGGGATAAATGGGCATTCCAGGGTGAAATTGGAAAGGGAAGCGTTGAACGATACACTAAATTCGGACTAATTCTTTCAGGAGTTGATCTTTTGTTTCGCAATTTGCTACTGAGAGGAGCATTTTTAAGCACACTTTACAAGTCAAATTTTCTAACAAACACAAACTGGATGACGAATAATCTTGCAAAGGTGGATAGAGGTTTAATGTATAAACTTTTGAGTGGATTCTCGAAGGGGTTTACAGTTACAAGATTAGGTGTCATGACTCTTTTACAATATGAACTCATGAAAAGTAACTGGAACACCGGGTCATTCATGGTTGACCACGAAACCTCgaaatttttatctaaatttgTGTTCTCcatgtttttattttcgtTGACTGAACATCTGGcttatttattcttttaCGGCAATTTTTCCAGGTTCCTTGACTTACAATACCTTCTGGAACCCCTGGAATACAGAGAAACCTATAGAAAGTTACTAGTCTATAACGAACACAAAGATTTCTATTTCAGTCTTCCAGACTGGCTAAAACGTCTTTATAACAACAATTCGAGggtattatttaatgtttacGGCCTACTTAAGAGTTTGAAATGGGTTTTACCATACGATGTCGAATGGATATTCTTCTGTCTTTATTTGTCAATGGCTCTATACGCTAACAGCGCCGCTGGAATTTATCTCTCTCTCTTTCATTACGTATTTTATGGCTTTGAAGACTCTATAATTCGTCTTGAGAAGTCTTTCCTAGAGGGAGGGTTCAAATTTgtcaaattatttgaataa
- the RNU1 gene encoding U1 small nuclear ribonucleoprotein of 70kDa MW N terminal family protein, with product MSALGMPPHLLVLFQARPPLQHVDPLPSKPVRQIDGLAGFLDSFDAETPPKKEPFETPRQRRDKRKRETLLKYKEELKKRASEYDPSYDPRLARGGTSSWLTHDPYRTLFVANIAYDVTEKQLSKEFQTYGKIRRVRMIHDRSNKPRGYAFIEYENERDMVTAYKRADGKKISGRRVIVDVERARTVEGWLPRRLGGGKGKSRGAPPKFYDGKPLVPDKEKKESHKE from the coding sequence atgtctGCTCTTGGTATGCCTCCACATTTGTTGGTCCTATTTCAAGCTAGGCCGCCTTTACAGCATGTAGACCCTTTACCTAGTAAGCCAGTAAGACAAATTGATGGTTTAGCTGGGTTTTTAGACTCTTTTGATGCGGAAACTCCTCCAAAAAAAGAACCATTTGAAACACCCAGACAAAGAAGAGATAAAAGAAAGCGAGAGACGCTTCTTAAGTATAAAGAGGAACTTAAGAAAAGGGCTTCAGAATATGACCCATCTTATGATCCTAGATTAGCAAGGGGAGGGACCTCAAGTTGGTTAACACATGACCCTTACAGGACACTTTTTGTGGCAAATATCGCATATGATGTTACTGAAAAACAGTTATCGAAAGAATTTCAAACCTATGGTAAAATTAGAAGAGTTCGTATGATTCACGATCGGAGTAATAAACCAAGAGGATACGCCTTTATAGAATATGAAAATGAACGTGATATGGTAACTGCGTATAAAAGAGCAGATggtaaaaaaatatcaGGAAGACGTGTAATTGTTGATGTTGAAAGGGCAAGAACAGTAGAAGGCTGGCTTCCCCGCAGATTAGGAGGCGGTAAAGGTAAATCTAGGGGCGCACCTCCCAAATTTTATGATGGAAAACCTCTTGTACCAGATAAGGAGAAAAAAGAATCTCATAAAGAATAA
- the CYB5R3 gene encoding Oxidoreductase NAD-binding domain protein: MDLHQGIDVEQYLKKEKIGINLKNNQDSYLYDLELVQKIKASPTSYVFVFEYSEDIRDVVEVDVFSAFRFFGTHDKPSIPGTWNGIVLDEEDRQVKRNYTPIYIDVEKRLVHFLIRIYSPTDSYPDGGKFTRYLDKFLPSESISFTPSKQKYKLISDNTIKVLSKKVEFDTLNIAAGGTGITPFIRLLNYYQDLPFDIHFIYSNRSVEEIMLKPLFDKLASINKRFEITYLASRGVSSEDVTISRITEEIVSKKFANTEKALCLFCGPPGFNDLLFDILTNLKFKNIYRF, from the exons atggATTTGCATCAAGGAATTGATGTAGAACAATACTTAAAAAAGGAAAAAATTGgtataaacttaaaaaataatcaggattcatatttatatgaCCTTGAATTGGtccaaaaaattaaagccTCTCCAACTTCTTACGTTTTCGTATTTGAATACTCTGAGGACATTCGAGATGTGGTAGAAGTTGACGTTTTTTCAGCTTTTAGGTTCTTTGGTACACACGACAAACCTTCAATTCCAGGCACCTG GAACGGCATAGTTTTAGATGAAGAAGATCGTCAAGTAAAAAGGAATTATACGCCCATTTATATCGACGTTGAGAAAAGATTGGTTCATTTTCTTATTCGCATATACTCTCCGACAGATTCATACCCCGACGGAGGGAAATTCACAAGATATCTGGACAAATTTCTACCATCGGAATCAATATCATTCACACCCTCAAAACA aAAGTACAAGTTGATAAGTGATAATACAATAAAAGTATTGAGTAAAAAGGTTGAATTTGATACCCTAAACATAGCTGCTGGCGGTACTGGTATAACGCCCTTTATAAGGCTTCTGAATTACTACCAGGATTTACCCTTTGATATTCACTTTATATACTCCAACAGGTCAGTAGAGGAGATAATGCTTAAACCTCTTTTTGATAAACTTGCAAGCATTAATAAAAGGTTTGAGATTACATACTTGGCATCAAGAGGAGTATCATCTGAGGACGTAACTATTAGTAGAATAACAGAGGAAATCGTGTCTAAAAAGTTTGCTAACACTGAGAAGGCCTTGTGTTTATTTTGCGGTCCTCCAGGATTTAACGATTTGTTATTTGACATCTTGACTaatcttaaatttaaaaatatttacagATTTTGA
- a CDS encoding Ras family protein: protein MPQVIVDNLEIPLFRLSLLGPVHSGKTFLANSLVNNVLPSVYKHTHLPELYYYVHKLSSGADFEGSHDETKTFCFEIEDTTTDFDLLHFTDIRSIRYEYFDDSQNYIPFAFYDAPKSPFVEGDSYSPIGQRRMSFLVLFDVTSVESYYHAITITELLLSRNQTTGLHQPVVALVANKIDLVQSDNEIFSHAETYTQSKSIPFYRISCLTKKNVRTMMKEVALLIYGNVRLWELVLRND, encoded by the exons ATGCCTCAAGTTATAGTTGATAATCTTGAAATTCCTCTATTCAGACTAAGTCTTTTGGGACCTGTACACAGCGGGAAAACATTCCTGGCAAATTCACTTGTAAATAACGTTTTACCTTCAGTTTATAaacatacacatttacccga GTTATACTATTATGTACATAAGCTATCTTCTGGAGCGGATTTTGAAGGTTCACATGATGAGACGAAGACATTTTGTTTCGAAATCGAGGACACCACTACCGATTTCGACCTGCTCCATTTCACGGATATTCGCAGTATTCGAT ATGAATATTTTGATGATTCTCAAAATTATATTCCATTTGCATTTTATGATGCTCCAAAGTCGCCATTTGTTGAGGGTGACAGTTATTCCCCAATAGGCCAGAGGAGAATGTCATTTCTGGTTTTATTTGACGTAACTTCTGTTGAATCGTACTACCACGCCATCACAATAACTGAGCTTTTGCTGAGTAGGAACCAAACCACCGGGCTTCATCAACCTGTAGTGGCTCTCGTGGCTAATAAAATCGACTTGGTGCAGTCGGACAATGAGATTTTTTCTCATGCTGAAACTTACACTCAGAGTAAAAGCATACCTTTTTATCGCATTTCATGCCTGACTAAGAAGAATGTAAGGACTATGATGAAGGAGGTAGCTCTCTTAATTTACGGAAATGTACGACTTTGGGAACTTGTACTTAGAAATGACTAA
- a CDS encoding TAFII55 protein conserved region family protein codes for MDELVDELENVIEEDSSNVGSVEDGNKASGSYTNSQLEDDLEGSIAGANTNLSDFTEASGSNLDNYNKPEPTKPSETLNGTEVKFEDSKSFGKKGVEVGRILARRGLFSSDVLNEETLFTGSTRAHDYQRTRRYQAADTNVKDLNDPGLNDKSCVLRLPEYAADLVKERLAKSEPLGITVTPTGRYDFREYKVEIKGLITPLFAILGELPCVIEAHKTLNNDLLFKSADISQLMIAYEKDQAEKVAEILKDRMWEWPDGLTPGTKNIRKRRFKNYDDYSNEEIKEAERESLILMNGLVRDTYHFEIKTTQDVNDLVASYRAGNIKERVIGPDEDVAVYIKALEEQENEEFPDLSEIMFDSDIGNIPNKFIYNNIKNRIFNNPI; via the coding sequence ATGGATGAGCTAGTGGATGAATTAGAAAACGTTATAGAAGAAGATTCAAGTAATGTTGGATCAGTGGAGGACGGTAACAAGGCTTCTGGAAGTTATACCAACTCTCAACTCGAGGATGACCTCGAAGGCTCAATAGCTGGAGCTAACACTAACCTGAGTGATTTTACTGAAGCTAGTGGCTCCAATTTGGATAATTACAATAAGCCAGAACCGACAAAACCGAGTGAAACTTTAAATGGTACAGAAGTGAAATTTGAGGATTCTAAATCCTTTGGTAAGAAAGGTGTTGAAGTTGGCCGTATTCTGGCCAGACGTGGATTATTTTCCTCAGATGTTCTCAATGAGGAGACTTTGTTTACAGGAAGTACCAGAGCACATGACTATCAAAGGACACGTCGTTATCAAGCTGCTGATACTAATGTGAAGGACTTAAATGACCCAGGCCTTAACGACAAGAGTTGTGTTTTACGTTTGCCGGAGTATGCTGCAGATTTGGTTAAGGAAAGACTAGCAAAAAGTGAGCCTTTGGGGATTACAGTAACCCCTACTGGAAGGTATGATTTCAGAGAATACAAAGTTGAGATAAAAGGCCTAATAACACCTTTATTTGCAATTCTGGGTGAACTTCCGTGTGTTATTGAGGCTCACAAGACGCTTAATAATGACTTATTGTTCAAGTCAGCTGATATTTCACAACTGATGATCGCATATGAGAAGGATCAGGCTGAGAAGGTGGCTGAGATTTTAAAGGATAGAATGTGGGAGTGGCCAGACGGCTTAACTCCAGGTACAAAAAACATTAGAAAGAGGAGATTTAAAAACTACGACGATTATTCAAATGAGGAGATAAAGGAAGCTGAAAGGGAGTCGTTGATCCTAATGAACGGTTTAGTGAGAGATACATACCACTTTGAGATTAAAACTACTCAGGATGTCAATGACCTCGTCGCCAGTTATAGAGCTGGAAATATTAAGGAAAGAGTTATTGGACCAGATGAGGACGTTGCAGTGTATATAAAAGCTCTAGAGGAACAGGAAAATGAAGAGTTTCCCGATTTATCTGAAATCATGTTCGACTCCGACATCGGCAACATACCAAACAAATTCATTtacaataacattaaaaacAGGATTTTCAACAACCCTATTTAA
- a CDS encoding putative integral membrane protein, which produces MENFSFDRIFNKISRILDSYIVPEYRLRIFIIYGTLLVLSIIRLILGRPFLEVGLKLCSRYSRCITFVRSSRSSTLRLIRTFYFIFSNVFPLLFPFIIASFVQLITPSFRDTEIYD; this is translated from the exons atggagaatttttcatttgatcgtatttttaacaaaatctCCAGAATTCTTGAC TCATATATCGTACCTGAATACAGACTAAGAATCTTTATAATCTATGGAACTCTCCTAGTTTTATCCATTATAAGGCTAATTTTGG GAAGACCTTTTTTGGAAGTCGGATTAAAACTCTGCTCGAGATATTCac GCTGCATAACTTTCGTTAGGTCCAGCAGAAGCTCTACATTAAGGCTTATACGTACTTTTTACTTTATCTTTTCAAACGTGTTTCCTCTGCTCTTCCCCTTCATTATCGCATCTTTCGTTCAGCTTATAACTCCAAGCTTCCGAGATACTGAAATTTACGATTAA